The Pseudomonas fluorescens genome segment GCCGACACCGCCGAGCACCACCACCAGGAACGAGTCGATGATGTAGCTCTGACCCAGGTCCGGGCCGACGTTGCCGATCTGACTCAGGGCCACGCCGCCGAGCCCGGCGATGCCCGAACCGAGGCCAAAGGCGAGCATGTCGACGCGTCCGGTCGGCACGCCGCAGCAGGCTGCCATGTTGCGGTTCTGGGTAACGGCGCGCACGTTCAGACCGAGGCGGGTCTTGTTCAACAGCAGCCAGGTCAGCGCCACCACGAACAACGCAAAAGCGATGATCACGATGCGGTTGTACGGCAGCACCAGATTCGGCAACACCTGAATCCCGCCGGACAGCCACGCGGGGTTCGCCACTTCAACGTTCTGCGCACCGAACACCAGACGCACCAACTGGATCAGCATCAGGCTGATGCCCCAGGTGGCGAGCAGGGTTTCCAGTGGCCGGCCGTAGAGGTGACGAATCACCGTGCGCTCCAGGGCCATGCCGATGGCGGCCGTGACGAAGAACGCCACCGGCAGCGCGATCAGCGGATAGAACTCGATGGCCTGCGGGGCGTAGCGCTGGAACATCAACTGCACGACGTAGGTCGAGTAGGCGCCGAGCATCAACATTTCGCCGTGGGCCATGTTGATCACGCCGAGCAGGCCGAAAGTGATCGCCAGCCCCAGGGCTGCGAGCAACAGAATCGAACCGAGGGACATGCCGCTGAACGCCTGACCGAGCAGTTCGCCAACCAGCAATTTGCGTTTGACCTGGGCGAGGCTGGTTTCAGCAGCGGTGCGCACGTTGGCGTCGGCTTCGATGCCGGGTTCGAGCAGGCCTTCAAGTCGGGTGCGAGCCAATGGGTCGCCGGTTTCACCGAGCAGACGCACGGCCGCGAGGCGCACCGCCGGGTCAGTGTCGACCAGTTGCAGGTTGGCCAGCGCCAGGCTCAGGGCGGCGTGGACGTTTTCATCTTGTTCGCCAGCCAGTTGCTGGTCGAGGAATTTCAGCTGCGCCGGTTTGGCGCTTTTCTGCAATTGCTGCGCGGCGCTCAGACGGGTTTTGGCGTCGGCGGCGAGCAATTGGTGGCTGGCCAGTGCGGTGTCGATCAGACCCCGCAGGCGGTTGTTCAGGCGCAGGGTTTTGGGTTGGCCGTCGACGGTCAGTTCGCCTTGTTGCAGGGCGTTGATCAGTTCGACACGCGCCGGATCGGGCTGCGCGGCCCAGGCTTCCAGCAGTTTGGCCTGTTGCGTCGGGTTGGCGGCGACGAAGTCTTCGGCGTCGCTGGCGTGGGCGGCCATCGGTAGCAAAAGTGCGATGGCGCAGATAAAGCGGTAGATGGCAGTTGGCATTGGTGGTGTCCTGTTCAACCGCCCCCTCACCCTAACCCTCTCCCGGAGGGAGAGGGGACTGACCGAGGTGCTTGAGCGATGTGCTGCAACTTGCAGATTCGAGTCGATCTCAGGCTTTGAAAGGCTTGAAGATCGGCTCCCTTTCCCCCTCTCCCTGAGGGAGAGGGTTGGGGTGAGGGGGAAGTGTCAGGTCCACCTCAGTTTCGGAACCCGCCTCAGTTGCTCTTCACCGCATAATCCGGCTTCTTGTCGTTGCCCTGAATGAACGGGCTCCAAGGCTGTGCCCGAATCGGCCCCTCGGTCTGCCACACCACGTTGAACTGACCGTCGGCCTGGATCTCGCCGATCATCACCGGTTTGTGCAGGTGGTGGTTGGTCTTGTCCATGGTCAGGGTGTAGCCGGACGGCGCGGCGAAGGTCTGGCCGCCGAGGGCTTCGCGGACCTTGTCGACGTCGGTGGATTTGGCTTTCTCCGCCGCCTGCGCCCACATGTGGATACCGACGTAGGTGGCTTCCATCGGGTCGTTGGTCACCGCTTTGTCGGCGCCCGGCAGGTTGTGTTTCTTCGCGTAGGCTTTCCAGTCGGCGACGAATTTCTTGTTCACCGGGTTCTCCACCGACTCGAAGTAGTTCCACGCTGCGAGGTTGCCCACCAGCGGCTTGGTGTCGATGCCGCGCAATTCTTCTTCACCCACCGAGAACGCCACCACCGGTACGTCGGTCGCCTTCAGGCCCTGGTTGGCCAGCTCTTTGTAGAACGGCACGTTGGAGTCGCCATTCACGGTGGAGATCACAGCGGTCTTGCCGCCGGCCGAGAATTTTTTGATGTTGGCGACGATGGTTTGATAGTCGCTGTGGCCGAACGGGGTGTAGACCTCTTCGATGTCTTTATCCGCGACGCCTTTGGAATGGAGGAACGAACGCAGGATCTTGTTGGTGGTGCGCGGGTAGACGTAGTCGGTGCCGAGCAGGAAGTAGCGCTTGGCGCCGCCACCTTCTTCGCTCATCAGGTATTCAACCGCCGGGATCGCTTGCTGGTTCGGCGCGGCGCCGGTGTAGAACACGTTCGGCGACATCTCTTCGCCTTCATATTGCACCGGGTAGAACAGCAGGCCGTTGAGTTCTTCGAACACCGGCAGCACCGATTTGCGCGACACCGAAGTCCAGCAGCCGAACACCACCGCGACCTTGTCCTGGGTCAGCAACTGCCGGCCCTTCTCTGCGAACAGCGGCCAGTTCGACGCCGGGTCGACCACCACCGGTTCAAGCATCTTGCCGTTCACGCCGCCCTTGGCGTTGATCTCGTCGATGGTCATCAACGCCATGTCCTTGAGCGATGTTTCGGAGATCGCCATGGTGCCGGACAACGAATGCAGAATCCCGACCTTGATGGTCTCGGCGGCCTGTACCGTCCAGGTCATGCCCATCGCGGCAATCGATGCCGTGAGTGTGAAAGCCTTGATCAAACTGCGACGCTTCATTGTGCGATCTCCATGAACGTTAAAGTTTTTTATGGTTGGCAGATGCGAACGACTGAAGGGTGTTTTGCAAGGGCTGTGCCCGGTCGTGTTTGAGCAGGGAAATGTCGGTTTAGAGCGGTTGCGCGCAAAGTCCGCGCACCATCGGAGGACGTGTTGCATGCAAAGGTGCAGCGGGGTGCGCCAGAATGGGGCGCGCCCCGAGGAGTCAGCGACGGCGCATCAGGCCGATGAAGAACAGCCCGCCGAGGGCCGCGGTGGCGACGCCGATGGGCAGGTCTTCGGGAGCAATCAGCGTGCGTGCGGCGACGTCGACCCAGACGAGGAATACGCTGCCGAGCAACACGCACACCGGCAGCAGACGCCGGTGCTCTGCACCGATCAAACGCCGGGCAATGTGCGGCACCATCAGCCCGACAAAGCCGATGGAACCACTGATCGACACCAGTACCCCGGTCATCAACGAAGCAATCACGAACACCCGCAGACGCACCGCCCGGGCATTCAGGCCGAGGGTGACGGCGGTCTGTTCGCCGGCCATCAAGGCGTTCAGCGGACGGGCCATGCCGATCAGCAGAATCAGTCCGAGCAACACGCTGAGCGCCGGCACCGCCAACAATTCCCAGCGCGCCAGACCGAGTCCGCCGAGCATCCAGAACATCACCGCTGAACTTGCCCGGTGATCGCCCATGAACAGCAGCAGGTTGGCGATCGCCATCATCACGAACGACACGGCCACGCCGCACAGCAGCAGACGATCACTGTCCAGCCGCCCCTGACGGTTGGCGATGCCCAGCACCAGAAACATGCTCAACAATGCGCCGATGAATGCGGCGATCGGCAAGGTCAGCAGGCCGACGATTTCACCGACGTGCAGCACCACGATCACTGCACCGAGGGTGGCACCGGAGGTGACGCCGAGCAAGTGCGGATCGGCCAGCGGATTGCGCGTCACCGCTTGCAGCACCGCGCCGATCAACGCCAGCCCTGCACCCACCAATGCACCGAGCAACATGCGCGGCACGCGGATCAGCCAGACGATGAGCTCCTGGCCGGCGCTCCAGTCCGGCACGCCGAGGCCGAACAGTTTGTGCTGCAGAATCCGCCACACCACGTCCACCGGCACCCGCGCCGGGCCGAAGCCCAGCGACACCACGCACGACACCAGCAGCACGGCACCGAGGGCGATCAGCAGCAGCGCATAGCGACGATCGATCATTCGCCGTGGAACCCTTTGGCCAGGGTTTCAACTGCGAGCACGTTGTCGATCCCCGGCGTGGCCTGCACGTAAGGGATGACGATGAAACGCTGGTTCTTGATCGCGTCCACCGATTGCAGTGCCTTGTTCTTCAGCAGGAATTCGATCTTCTGCTCGGCGGTGATTTCGCTGTAGTCGACGATCACGATCACCTGCGGATTGCGCTCGACCACGGTTTCCCAGTTGACCCGGGTCCAGCTCGCTTCTACGTCATCGAGCACGTTGCGCCCGCCGGCGGCGTCGATCAGCGCCTGCGGCATGCCGAGGCGGCCGGAGGTCATGGCGCGGTCTTCGCCGCTGTCGTACAGGAACACCCGTGGTTTTTCAGCGGGCAGGTTTTTGCGGATTTCCGCGACCTGACTTTGCATGTCGGCGATCAGCGCGTTGGCGCGGTCCTGCACGTCGAAAATCTTTCCGAGGTTGCGCAGATCGTTGTAAGTGTCGTCCAGCGTGGCGGCCGGGCGCTTCATCACGAAGGCGCAGGATTCGGTCAGTTCATAGACGTTGATGCCCAGCGGTTGCAGGGTCTGCGGCGTGAGATCACCGCCGACGCGCATGCCGTAATCCCAGCCGGCGAAGAAGAAATCGACGTTGGCGTTGAGCAGGGTTTCCACCGACGGGTACTTGGCTGCCAGTTCCGGCAGACCGTCGAGCAGGCTCTGCATTTCAGGCGTTACCGATTTCCAGCCACTGACGCCGCTGTAACCGGCCATCTTCGACTTGAGGCCGAGGGCGAGCATCATCTGGGTCATATTGATGTCGTGACTGACCGCGTGTTTCGGCGCTTGCTCGAAGGTCACTTCGCGGTTGCAGCTCTGGATCGTCAGCGGGTACTTCGTGGCCTCGGCAAAGGCTTGAGTGGTGCCCAGCAACAGAGCGAGGCAAAGCAGGGAGCGCGCAGTCATGGTCGGGTTATCCAGGTGATTCGCGGGTAGCCGTGGAGGGGGTGGGAATCGATCAGTGCTTCGACGCCGAACACGTCGCGCAGCAGTTCGACGGTCAGGACTTGTTGCGGGGTGCCGCTGGCGACGATGCGACCGTGGTTGATCACATACAAACGGTCGCAGAACGCGGCGGCCAGGTTCAGGTCGTGGATGCTCGCCAACGTGCCGATCTGCAAACGCTTGACCAGTTGCAGCAGTTCCAGCTGATAGCGCGGGTCGAGGTGGTTGGTCGGCTCGTCGAGGATCAGCAGTTGCGGTTGCTGGGTCAGGGCGCGGGCCAGAATCACACGCTGTTTTTCACCACCGGAAAGGGTGGCGAACGCGTGGTCTTCGAAGCCGTCGAGGCCCACGGATTTGAGGGCCTGGGTGGCGAGCTGGCGGTCTTCCAGTGTGTCGCCATCGAACAGACCCTTGTGCGGCGTGCGGCCCATGGCGACCACTTCTTCGACCGTCAGGCCGAAGGCGTCGGGGA includes the following:
- the urtB gene encoding urea ABC transporter permease subunit UrtB — translated: MPTAIYRFICAIALLLPMAAHASDAEDFVAANPTQQAKLLEAWAAQPDPARVELINALQQGELTVDGQPKTLRLNNRLRGLIDTALASHQLLAADAKTRLSAAQQLQKSAKPAQLKFLDQQLAGEQDENVHAALSLALANLQLVDTDPAVRLAAVRLLGETGDPLARTRLEGLLEPGIEADANVRTAAETSLAQVKRKLLVGELLGQAFSGMSLGSILLLAALGLAITFGLLGVINMAHGEMLMLGAYSTYVVQLMFQRYAPQAIEFYPLIALPVAFFVTAAIGMALERTVIRHLYGRPLETLLATWGISLMLIQLVRLVFGAQNVEVANPAWLSGGIQVLPNLVLPYNRIVIIAFALFVVALTWLLLNKTRLGLNVRAVTQNRNMAACCGVPTGRVDMLAFGLGSGIAGLGGVALSQIGNVGPDLGQSYIIDSFLVVVLGGVGQLAGSVFAAFGLGIANKILEPQIGAVLGKILILALIILFIQKRPQGLFALKGRVID
- the urtA gene encoding urea ABC transporter substrate-binding protein, which codes for MKRRSLIKAFTLTASIAAMGMTWTVQAAETIKVGILHSLSGTMAISETSLKDMALMTIDEINAKGGVNGKMLEPVVVDPASNWPLFAEKGRQLLTQDKVAVVFGCWTSVSRKSVLPVFEELNGLLFYPVQYEGEEMSPNVFYTGAAPNQQAIPAVEYLMSEEGGGAKRYFLLGTDYVYPRTTNKILRSFLHSKGVADKDIEEVYTPFGHSDYQTIVANIKKFSAGGKTAVISTVNGDSNVPFYKELANQGLKATDVPVVAFSVGEEELRGIDTKPLVGNLAAWNYFESVENPVNKKFVADWKAYAKKHNLPGADKAVTNDPMEATYVGIHMWAQAAEKAKSTDVDKVREALGGQTFAAPSGYTLTMDKTNHHLHKPVMIGEIQADGQFNVVWQTEGPIRAQPWSPFIQGNDKKPDYAVKSN
- a CDS encoding FecCD family ABC transporter permease; the encoded protein is MIDRRYALLLIALGAVLLVSCVVSLGFGPARVPVDVVWRILQHKLFGLGVPDWSAGQELIVWLIRVPRMLLGALVGAGLALIGAVLQAVTRNPLADPHLLGVTSGATLGAVIVVLHVGEIVGLLTLPIAAFIGALLSMFLVLGIANRQGRLDSDRLLLCGVAVSFVMMAIANLLLFMGDHRASSAVMFWMLGGLGLARWELLAVPALSVLLGLILLIGMARPLNALMAGEQTAVTLGLNARAVRLRVFVIASLMTGVLVSISGSIGFVGLMVPHIARRLIGAEHRRLLPVCVLLGSVFLVWVDVAARTLIAPEDLPIGVATAALGGLFFIGLMRRR
- a CDS encoding ABC transporter substrate-binding protein, which produces MTARSLLCLALLLGTTQAFAEATKYPLTIQSCNREVTFEQAPKHAVSHDINMTQMMLALGLKSKMAGYSGVSGWKSVTPEMQSLLDGLPELAAKYPSVETLLNANVDFFFAGWDYGMRVGGDLTPQTLQPLGINVYELTESCAFVMKRPAATLDDTYNDLRNLGKIFDVQDRANALIADMQSQVAEIRKNLPAEKPRVFLYDSGEDRAMTSGRLGMPQALIDAAGGRNVLDDVEASWTRVNWETVVERNPQVIVIVDYSEITAEQKIEFLLKNKALQSVDAIKNQRFIVIPYVQATPGIDNVLAVETLAKGFHGE
- a CDS encoding ABC transporter ATP-binding protein, translating into MTSLSLTDLAWTPLGHGHCHHQFQLRDASLQVAAGEFVGLIGPNGSGKTSLLRCAYRFSQPERGEVKLDHHNVWKQSSRWCAQRIAVVLQEFPDAFGLTVEEVVAMGRTPHKGLFDGDTLEDRQLATQALKSVGLDGFEDHAFATLSGGEKQRVILARALTQQPQLLILDEPTNHLDPRYQLELLQLVKRLQIGTLASIHDLNLAAAFCDRLYVINHGRIVASGTPQQVLTVELLRDVFGVEALIDSHPLHGYPRITWITRP